One part of the Verrucomicrobiota bacterium genome encodes these proteins:
- a CDS encoding 50S ribosomal protein L18 has protein sequence MRVQVKHRLAKLRHFRVRNKISGTAERPRMSVCFTGRNIHVQFIDDVAGKTLVALSTTSKIAPNREKLAANVVSAIAIGKLAGEMAKAKGIVAVVFDRGSSKYRGAKTETGKDGKPVLVGKDGKLAALARAAREAGLKF, from the coding sequence ATGAGAGTCCAAGTCAAACATCGTCTGGCAAAATTGCGCCACTTTCGGGTGCGCAACAAGATCTCTGGAACGGCGGAACGCCCGCGCATGAGCGTGTGTTTCACTGGTCGCAATATTCACGTGCAATTTATTGACGACGTGGCGGGCAAGACGCTCGTCGCGCTGTCCACCACCAGCAAGATAGCGCCTAATCGCGAAAAACTGGCCGCGAATGTTGTCAGTGCCATCGCGATTGGCAAGTTGGCGGGTGAAATGGCCAAGGCCAAGGGAATTGTGGCAGTGGTATTCGATCGCGGATCTTCCAAGTATCGTGGCGCGAAAACTGAAACCGGCAAGGATGGCAAGCCGGTTTTGGTGGGCAAGGATGGCAAGCTGGCGGCACTCGCCCGTGCAGCGCGCGAGGCTGGACTCAAGTTCTAA